In Mustela lutreola isolate mMusLut2 chromosome 1, mMusLut2.pri, whole genome shotgun sequence, one genomic interval encodes:
- the PRG2 gene encoding bone marrow proteoglycan — protein sequence MKVPLLLALLLGTVSTLHLGTQTSNSESFLGDEAVPQDGEMPENEAKEAPPGELTLLKEEEEEYSGSEDAPEEGSVESSLALDAEDEEFQCPKEEDTVKLEDSPGCKNCRRFLLVRRARRFDSAQFICRRCYRGNLISVHNIYFNRRLQCSVSRLNQGQVWIGGRVVGWGRWKRFCWVDGSRWDFGYWAAGQPRAGGGKCVALCTRGGHWRRTRCRRQLPFICSY from the exons ATGAAAGTCCCCCTTCTTCTGGCTCTTCTACTGGGGACAGTTTCAACTCTCCATCTGG GGACTCAAACATCGAACTCTGAGAGCTTCTTAGGAGATGAGGCCGTGCCTCAGGATGGGGAGATGCCAGAAAACGAGGCAAAGGAGGCCCCTCCGGGGGAGCTGACGTTGctcaaggaagaggaggaggagtacTCTGGAAGTGAAGATGCCCCTGAGGAGGGGTCTGTAGAGTCTTCCCTAGCCCTGGATGCAGAGGACGAGGAATTTCAGTGCCCTAAAGAAGAGGACACGGTGAAACTGGAGGACAGCCCTGGGTGCAAGAACTGTCGCCGCTTCCTCCTGGTGAGGAGAGCGAGGAGATTTGATTCAGCTCAG TTTATTTGCCGGAGATGCTACAGGGGCAACCTCATCTCTGTCCACAACATCTACTTCAATCGCCGGCTCCAGTGCTCAGTCAGCAGGCTCAACCAGGGCCAAGTCTGGATCGGAGGCAGGGTCGTAGGCTGG GGTCGCTGGAAACGCTTTTGCTGGGTTGATGGCAGTCGCTGGGACTTTGGATACTGGGCTGCTGGCCAGCCCCGGGCCGGGGGTGGCAAATGTGTGGCCCTGTGTACCCGAG GAGGTCACTGGCGTCGCACTCGTTGCCGCAGGCAACTCCCCTTCATCTGTTCCTACTGA